One window from the genome of Synergistetes bacterium HGW-Synergistetes-1 encodes:
- a CDS encoding pyruvate, phosphate dikinase: protein MLEAKKFVYDFSEGDAGMKILLGGKGANLAQMWKIGLPVPPGFIITTEACHEYWKENDFILNIWDDVKSAVSRVEALAGKTFGGKKDPLLVSVRSGAPVSMPGMMDTILNLGLNDETVAALAEAAGDERFAYDSYRRFIQMFSDVVMGVEHSSFEKKLHAKKIQNGVKDDNQLSAAALKELVEEYKGILKEAGKDFPVDVWQQLRLAIDAVFRSWNTPRAITYRKINNIPESYGTAVSVVTMVFGNLGDDCGTGVCFTRSPSTGENRLFGEYLINAQGEDVVAGIRTPVEISHLAAAMPEVYKEFCRIAKLLEKHYKDAQDIEFTVESGKLYILQTRNGKRTAAAAVKVAMDMFREGLIDEKTAVERVAPEQVEQLLHPQIDPKAKLIPLVKGLPASPGAAVGFVVFDADEAAERGEKGEKIILVRPETTPDDIHGLFAAQGVITAHGGMTSHAAVVARGLGKPCVSGAESIKIDFAAETFTVNDTIVKKNDLITIDGTKGEVILGKVDLVEPQFDEDFSELLRMADRISTLEVWANADTPEDAIRARGFGAKGIGLCRTEHMFMAPERLPVMQSMVVASTRDERIEHLKKLEKMQEEDFLGIFEAMDGLPVTVRLLDPPLHEFLPKLPDLKKELKNLSAGSPEAKSVKNTIARVHELHESNPMLGFRGCRLGIIYPEIYEMQIRAIFSAACKLVSKGITPVPDIMIPLVATKEEMRILREMVDRIAPEIMKEHGCTVEYLVGTMIELPRAALVADQLAQHAQFFSFGTNDLTQTTFGYSRDDAEGKFLGQYVSEGILPQNPFAVLDREGVGALMEIGATGGRKVNPSIQVGICGEHGGNPSSVAFCHKLGLNYVSCSPFRVPVSRLAAAHSALGILK, encoded by the coding sequence ATGCTCGAAGCTAAAAAGTTTGTCTATGATTTCAGTGAAGGTGACGCAGGTATGAAGATCCTTCTTGGCGGAAAAGGTGCCAACCTTGCTCAAATGTGGAAGATCGGGCTGCCGGTACCTCCGGGATTTATCATTACAACGGAAGCATGTCATGAATATTGGAAAGAAAATGATTTTATCCTCAATATATGGGATGATGTGAAATCTGCAGTATCAAGAGTCGAGGCCCTTGCAGGAAAAACTTTCGGTGGAAAAAAAGATCCGCTGCTGGTATCGGTGCGTTCTGGGGCACCTGTCTCAATGCCTGGCATGATGGACACTATTCTTAACTTGGGACTGAACGATGAAACCGTTGCAGCCCTTGCTGAGGCTGCCGGTGACGAACGCTTTGCTTATGACAGCTACCGCCGTTTTATCCAGATGTTTTCAGACGTTGTAATGGGAGTAGAGCATTCCAGTTTTGAAAAAAAACTTCATGCTAAGAAGATACAGAACGGCGTTAAGGATGATAACCAGCTTTCTGCGGCTGCTTTGAAAGAACTTGTCGAGGAATACAAGGGTATTCTAAAGGAAGCGGGCAAGGATTTTCCTGTTGATGTATGGCAGCAGCTCAGACTCGCTATAGATGCAGTATTCCGCAGCTGGAACACACCAAGGGCCATTACTTACAGAAAGATAAACAACATTCCCGAGTCATACGGAACAGCTGTCAGTGTTGTTACCATGGTATTCGGCAACCTGGGGGATGACTGCGGCACGGGAGTTTGTTTCACAAGAAGCCCGTCGACGGGAGAAAACAGGCTCTTTGGTGAATACCTTATCAATGCCCAGGGAGAGGACGTAGTTGCAGGTATCAGAACTCCTGTGGAGATATCACACCTTGCGGCCGCTATGCCGGAGGTCTATAAAGAATTCTGCCGTATTGCTAAGCTCCTTGAGAAGCATTACAAGGATGCCCAGGATATTGAGTTTACTGTCGAAAGTGGCAAACTTTATATACTTCAGACCAGGAACGGCAAGCGAACAGCAGCAGCAGCTGTCAAGGTCGCTATGGACATGTTCAGGGAAGGGCTGATAGACGAAAAGACAGCTGTTGAGCGAGTTGCCCCTGAACAGGTCGAGCAGCTTCTCCATCCTCAGATAGACCCGAAAGCTAAACTAATACCTCTTGTAAAAGGACTTCCGGCATCACCAGGCGCGGCGGTCGGATTTGTCGTTTTTGATGCAGATGAAGCTGCTGAGCGCGGAGAAAAAGGTGAAAAGATCATCCTTGTCCGTCCTGAGACCACGCCTGATGACATCCATGGACTTTTTGCCGCCCAGGGCGTCATAACAGCGCACGGCGGTATGACGAGCCATGCGGCTGTTGTTGCCAGAGGACTTGGAAAACCTTGTGTATCAGGTGCCGAAAGTATAAAGATCGACTTTGCTGCAGAAACCTTCACAGTAAACGATACAATTGTCAAAAAGAACGATTTAATCACCATTGACGGAACGAAGGGCGAAGTTATTCTTGGAAAAGTTGACCTTGTGGAGCCGCAGTTTGATGAAGATTTCAGTGAACTTCTCAGAATGGCTGACAGGATCTCGACTCTGGAGGTCTGGGCCAATGCCGATACACCTGAAGATGCCATAAGGGCTAGAGGCTTTGGAGCAAAAGGAATTGGGCTGTGCCGTACAGAGCACATGTTTATGGCTCCTGAAAGACTCCCTGTCATGCAGAGCATGGTCGTGGCATCCACCAGGGATGAAAGGATCGAACATCTTAAAAAGCTCGAAAAGATGCAGGAGGAAGATTTCCTGGGTATATTCGAAGCGATGGATGGACTTCCTGTCACAGTAAGGCTGCTTGATCCTCCGCTTCATGAATTCCTGCCGAAGCTTCCTGATCTTAAGAAGGAGCTTAAAAACCTTTCTGCAGGAAGTCCCGAGGCAAAATCTGTCAAAAATACGATAGCAAGAGTCCACGAACTGCATGAATCAAACCCGATGCTTGGATTCAGGGGATGCCGACTTGGCATCATCTATCCTGAAATTTATGAGATGCAGATCAGGGCAATATTCAGCGCAGCTTGTAAGCTCGTCAGCAAAGGCATTACCCCAGTGCCCGATATAATGATCCCGCTCGTCGCGACAAAAGAGGAGATGAGGATACTCAGGGAGATGGTCGACAGGATAGCACCCGAGATAATGAAGGAGCACGGCTGCACTGTGGAATATCTTGTTGGAACAATGATCGAGCTTCCCAGAGCTGCCTTGGTGGCAGATCAGCTTGCCCAGCACGCCCAGTTTTTCAGCTTCGGCACAAACGACCTTACTCAGACGACTTTTGGATATTCAAGGGATGATGCGGAAGGAAAGTTTCTTGGCCAGTACGTTTCGGAAGGAATACTTCCGCAGAACCCATTTGCAGTACTCGATCGTGAAGGTGTAGGCGCCCTGATGGAGATCGGTGCTACAGGAGGCCGGAAAGTAAATCCGTCTATCCAGGTGGGCATTTGCGGCGAGCACGGAGGAAACCCGTCAAGCGTCGCGTTCTGTCACAAGCTTGGACTCAACTATGTCAGCTGT